The following are encoded together in the Tribolium castaneum strain GA2 chromosome 3, icTriCast1.1, whole genome shotgun sequence genome:
- the Cht4 gene encoding chitinase 4 precursor has product MMLKGLALLSILGIVSAATNKVVCYHGIWSTYRLNNGKFTVEDIDPTLCTHLIYSFVGLGDDSRIKHLEPNLDVNQGNLKKFNALKLKNPNLKTLVAIGGWNEGSVNYSKMAASSSLRAVFIKSVVEFVKTWGFDGFDLDWEYPGQRGGAYNDKSNYVTLIKEMRKEFDKNGLILTAAVAAASGSVDISYDVPALSKYLDIINVMAYDLRGSWDGVTGHHSGLYPSAVDTTTNQKLLTVDAAIRGWIQRGADPQKIALGLPVYGKTFTLSSASNAKLGAPVKGAGNSGKYTGEAGMLGYNEIVELQKEGGWKVVWDDTQKNTHMYKGDQWVAFDSPKAISNKVEYAKSLNLGGVMIWSIETDDFRGVSGTKYPILKAIHQTLGGSSNEIVEPVPQPVEEVTQKPSSTKAPAPPSRDLTTTLCTKAGYVRDPDDCSIFYYCLAYNGGFVPLEQRCNAGLVFDEEKLWCDYPEVVKC; this is encoded by the exons atgatgCTTAAAGGCCTCGCCCTCCTCAGCATCCTTGGAATTGTCTCAGCTGCGACCA ATAAAGTGGTCTGTTATCACGGAATATGGTCCACTTATCGGCTCAACAACGGCAAATTCACAGTCGAAGACATCGATCCAACTCTTTGCACCCATTTAATTTACTCTTTTGTTGGATTAGGAGACGATAGTCGGATTAAACACCTTGAACCGAATCTGGACGTCAATCAaggcaatttaaaaaaattcaatgctttgaaattgaaaaacccaaatttgaaaactttggttgCGATTGGTGGCTGGAATGAAGGATCTGTAAACTACTCCAAAATGGCGGCGAGTTCCAGTTTAAGAGCCGTCTTCATCAAGAGTGTGGTGGAGTTTGTCAAGACATGGGGGTTTGACGGGTTTGACCTTGACTGGGAGTATCCAGGGCAACGGGGCGGAGCTTATAATGATAAA AGCAATTATGTCACTCTGATCAAGGAAATGCGCAAggaatttgacaaaaatgggTTGATTTTAACCGCCGCTGTGGCCGCCGCCAGCGGTTCCGTTGACATTTCCTATGACGTCCCCGCTTTGTCTAAATATCTGGATATTATCAATGTTATGGCTTATGACCTGAGAGGGTCGTGGGATGGGGTTACGGGTCACCATTCCGGGTTGTACCCATCGGCGGTGGACACCACCACCAACCAGAAACTGTTGACAGTGGATGCCGCCATCCGGGGGTGGATTCAAAGGGGGGCTGATCCGCAAAAAATCGCTTTAGGGTTGCCTGTTTACGGCAAAACATTCACACTTTCGAGTGCGAGTAATGCGAAACTGGGGGCTCCGGTCAAGGGGGCTGGGAATTCGGGGAAGTACACGGGGGAGGCGGGAATGTTGGGATACAATGAG ATCGTCGAGTTGCAGAAAGAGGGTGGATGGAAGGTTGTGTGGGACGACACCCAGAAAAACACCCATATGTATAAAGGGGACCAATGGGTTGCATTTGACAGTCCGAAAGCAATTTCTAACAAa gTCGAGTATGCCAAGTCCTTGAATCTAGGAGGTGTGATGATTTGGTCCATTGAAACCGACGACTTTAGAGGCGTCAGTGGTACCAAGTACCCCATCCTCAAGGCCATACACCAAACACTTGGA ggtTCTAGCAATGAAATTGTGGAACCTGTTCCCCAACCCGTCGAAGAAGTGACCCAGAAACCATCCTCGACCAAAGCACCAGCACCCCCATCTCGCGATTTGACTACAACTCTTTGTACTAAAGCTGGTTATGTCCGAGATCCAGATGATTGTTCCATCTTTTACTATTGTTTGGCTTACAATGGAGGTTTTGTTCCTTTGGAACAGAGATGTAACGCCGGGTTGGTGTTTGATGAGGAAAAATTGTGGTGTGATTATCCCGAAGTTGTAAAGTGTTGA